Proteins from a single region of Plasmodium brasilianum strain Bolivian I chromosome 13, whole genome shotgun sequence:
- a CDS encoding histone-binding protein RBBP7 → MKRQSNNLNSLNDVNNQNEETQHNYLNSNVDNYKYWQYNTILLYNVIMIYTCEWPSLFIEWIPNVCKNDEDIYYQDLIMGTYTTEKNNYILILEVRKGKRDKMKDKSEKHKPDVSLPSEELSHASFYYEKINDFRHNFCNDTNKNFKMKNKIYHECEINKISCSPQNKDVIACFSSDGNINILNLGNYQYEENELKNNTIVNFDYTLKGHLYQGWGIQWDSENNLISSCADDSYLCIWDINSGSTGATCTSAGTGIGGPYTTSSSSFGGGGGGGGGGGRGGGCTVSPSYNSSNKGVVHPVIKFFNDNVPLQDCCWKDNNVLTVSDNGHINIYDIRNKSVVSSIKATNCTLNSIDVNPHNKNIFATGGTNKEIDLWDIRFTNKSLHRIISQKETIIKLQWDKYQPGILSSSSSDKYIYFFDTNKIGIEQTYEDSQDGPPELIFIHGGHSSNILDFSLNSSYSMMISSISEDNTLHIWQPCRQAYEDASDTYDDTEVE, encoded by the exons atgaaaaggcaGTCAAATAACCTGAACAGCTTAAATGATGTAAATAATCAGAATGAGGAAACTCAACATAATTACTTAAACTCAAATGTAGATAACTACAAGTATTGGCAGTATAATACCATTTTACTTTACAATGTAATTATGATATACACGTGTGAGTGGCCCTCCCTATTTATCGAGTGGATACCGAATGTGTGCAA AAACGATGAAGATATTTACTATCAAGATTTGATAATGGGAACATATACTACCGAGAAAAAtaactatatattaattttagaagtaaggaaaggaaaaagagATAAAATGAAAGATAAAAGTGAGAAACACAAACCAGAT GTGAGCCTGCCGAGCGAGGAACTGTCACACGCGAGTTTCTACTACGAAAAGATAAACGATTTTCGACATAACTTTTGCAATGATACGAATAAGAATTTTaagatgaaaaataaaatataccaCGAATGCGAAATAAATAAGATAAGTTGTAGTCCTCAAAATAAAGATGTGATAGCATGTTTTTCATCTGATGGGAacataaacattttaaatttaggTAATTATcaatatgaagaaaatgagttaaaaaataatactattgTTAATTTTGATTATACATTAAAAGGTCATTTATATCAAGGATGGGGTATTCAATGGGAtagtgaaaataatttaatatcatCCTGTGCAGATgattcatatttatgtatatgggATATAAATTCTGGCAGTACAGGTGCTACTTGTACAAGTGCAGGTACTGGTATAGGTGGTCCCTATACTACTTCTTCCAGTAGTTTTGGTggaggaggaggaggaggaggaggaggaggGAGAGGGGGGGGATGTACAGTCTCACCATCatataatagtagtaataaagGAGTAGTTCATCCTGtgatcaaattttttaatgataatgTACCTTTACAAGATTGTTGTTGGAAAGATAATAATGTTCTAACCGTGTCAGATAATggacatataaatatatatgatatacgTAATAAAAGTGTAGTAAGTTCAATAAAAGCTACTAACTGTACACTTAATTCAATTGATGTAAATccacataataaaaatatatttgcaaCAGGTGGaacaaataaagaaattgATTTATGGGATATTCGTTTTACTAATAAATCTTTACATAGAATTATTTCACAAAAAGAAactataattaaattacaGTGGGATAAATATCAACCAGGTATTTTATCCTCTTCATCTAGtgacaaatatatttacttttttgatACCAATAAAATCGGTATAGAACAAACGTATGAAGATTCTCAAGATGGACCACCAGAATTGATATTCATTCATGGGGGGCACTCTTCGAATATTCTGGATTTTTCATTGAACTCATCTTATTCGATG ATGATTTCTTCCATCAGCGAAGATAACACTCTACACATTTGGCAGCCCTGCAGACAAGCCTACGAGGATGCCTCAGATACCTATGACGATACCGAAGTTGAATAG
- a CDS encoding hypothetical protein (conserved Plasmodium protein), with amino-acid sequence MNDNKKLDIIRSMLNALLGGSESQDRNNEDNDDENNDDEYNDDNDNNNDDINNNNNNNINNNINNNINNNINNNINNNNGKHGKRSKHSKSMLKKIYIEKSKKAIFFYRNYMNILEQQELEKFSNLYDIILNNSFEYSEKDNIDTYMYCNVFPILKKTFDSFVLYISKLVTHKNDENYKKIIKNLDPILLFSQYIIRLTDDDFSISADDDMFGMELNDNSFQPKNKFIYENEHNNSCNYNIISNTLTSNSFIPMSEHMNSTTNTEIDKEISDFYNKYDTLVQENKLKEKQKKQEILKNIYDKKNVLSQEEISLYDTYYEENINFKERKFRVRGTSSVHLDLNKLSRISSAENMGYGNNFGATDNFVDGTPNAFNISLDLKAASQQIKYASRDEKKNEAKVEEKKFMTVQEKSKMVDRAKNKVPNQYNEENPDEEFNYVIKQLERKESSYFEKKIYLLLNKWIKEEDGRRFIINQKSKIEPLFNDFKKKNYTVTDKDIIPLLFFIDKNLYLNYSLVHQYNYSNFYYIFHLHSSFYCSDTNSITFDEVWNFLVSNLPLNNYLYKEDILIGLEKFRKKKEIIKNFHFTITIIKNFLILLLMDIFLFFSDFIKTELLNSNENAYFVQTEQLEVPLSNSFYLHMNSFSTVYSSSSSASSILSASSATHVEMLSNIEHPSTGNNQNGKNNDTLKGVDHTTMDEGTSNTNDASNRSENISADQPKIDEKNVDDKAETKNSGRRKNLLIYFLLLLWGVNIKLNFCPEEFMISGELSTDADEEEEEGEEEDKEGDQDEDRKQKQDEDRKQKQDEDKKQKQDEDKKEDQEKDRSKHHNEKPNGVSKEYCKETSKIEEKSNREQGEEPKGEKIKSKNGSKIHEKYKGTYKKEKHKYICHTDSNTSINAKYRKGCQKTRSLSLNQSNNSNKRLKSTKKMEKILKNKEKIDINELRNIKKRKEAKRFQGLYHLRKRYKEKEYSEHINKLIHSIVKNIKPKRKNYYNQVVCKLENDSANVFLNILQDNDDTKKVSDMHVEINERNEICSSGKVDKDKEHPHVNSSDIENHSNLDNRDYIGVTSFNKNNWHHNSFDKNNKNAFTNCFSGIFNEKQTVCLLENFVKTYIKKKKKKKKKSLINSNNMINAFQQNIKPTSIFSKGKNKVQKSILLLCNFKLYKKKFLNKFNLDHIYLLLFFVCYIKASMDDFFNCKQVL; translated from the coding sequence ATGaatgataacaaaaaattagataTTATTCGCAGTATGCTAAACGCATTACTGGGAGGCTCAGAATCACAAGACAGAAACAATGAAGATAatgatgatgaaaataatgatgatgaatataatgatgataatgataataataatgatgatattaataataataataataataatattaataataatattaataataatattaataataatattaataataatattaataataataatggaaaaCATGGAAAACGCAGCAAACATAGCAAGAGCATGttgaaaaagatatatattgaaaagtccaaaaaagcaatttttttctatagaaattacatgaatatattagAACAGCAAGAACtggaaaaattttcaaatttgtATGATATAATACTAAATAACTCCTTCGAATATTCGGAAAAAGATAACATAGACACATACATGTACTGTAATGTTTTTcctatattaaaaaaaacattcgATTCTTTTgttctatatatatcaaagttggtaacacataaaaatgatgaaaactataaaaaaattataaaaaatttggatccaattttattattttctcaGTATATTATTCGTTTAACAGATGATGATTTTTCCATAAGTGCTGATGATGACATGTTTGGAATGGAATTAAACGATAATTCTTTTCaaccaaaaaataaatttatttacgaAAATGAACATAATAATAGTTGTAATTATAACATCATTAGTAATACTCTGACTAGTAACAGTTTTATACCTATGAGTGAACATATGAACTCAACAACAAATACAGAAATAGATAAAGAAATTAGcgatttttataataaatatgatacaTTGGTtcaagaaaataaattaaaagaaaaacaaaaaaaacaagaaattttaaaaaatatttatgataaaaaaaatgtcttATCACAAGAAGAAATATCTTTATATGATACGTACTATGAggaaaacataaattttaagGAACGTAAATTTAGGGTCAGAGGAACCTCCTCCGTTCACCTTGATTTGAACAAATTGAGTAGAATTAGCAGTGCCGAAAATATGGGTTATGGCAATAATTTCGGTGCTACTGACAATTTTGTTGATGGAACTCCTAACGCCTTTAACATATCGCTTGATTTGAAGGCGGCTAGTCAACAGATAAAGTATGCCAGTAGGGATGAGAAGAAAAATGAAGCAAAAGTGGAAGAGAAAAAGTTTATGACTGTTCAAGAGAAAAGCAAAATGGTAGACCGTGCAAAAAACAAAGTGCCTAATCAGTATAATGAGGAAAATCCAGATGAGGAATTCAACTATGTAATAAAACAACTAGAGCGTAAAGAGAGCTCCtattttgaaaagaaaatatatttgttattgaATAAATGGATAAAGGAGGAAGATGGACGaagatttattattaatcaGAAATCCAAAATAGAACCATTATTCaatgattttaaaaaaaaaaattatactgtAACAGATAAAGATATTATAcctctattattttttatagacaaaaatttatatttaaattattcgtTAGTACATcaatataattatagtaatttttactacatatttcatttacattcttctttttattgttCTGATACAAATAGTATTACTTTTGATGAGGTATGGAATTTTCTAGTATCTAATTTaccattaaataattatttatataaagagGATATTTTAATAGGTTtagaaaaatttagaaaaaaaaaagaaatcattaaaaattttcattttactattactattattaaaaattttttaatacttctTTTGATGGatatatttctctttttttctgatTTCATAAAAACAGAATTGTTGAATTCAAATGAAAATGCATATTTTGTCCAAACAGAGCAGTTGGAAGTGCCTCTTAGTAATAGCTTCTACCTTCATATGAATTCTTTCTCCACGGTTTATTCATCTTCTTCATCCGCCTCGTCTATTTTGTCTGCTTCATCCGCTACTCATGTAGAGATGCTGTCAAATATCGAACATCCAAGTACTGGTAACAATCAAAACGGTAAGAATAACGATACATTGAAAGGTGTGGACCACACTACTATGGATGAAGGTACTAGTAATACGAATGACGCATCTAATCGAAGTGAAAATATATCCGCTGATCAGCCAAAAATcgatgaaaaaaatgtagatgACAAAGcggaaacaaaaaatagcggaagaagaaaaaacttgttaatttattttttattgttactatGGGGAGTTAATATAAAACTAAACTTCTGCCCAGAGGAGTTCATGATTTCGGGCGAGCTGTCTACAGACGCGGatgaagaggaagaagaggGAGAAGAAGAGGATAAGGAAGGAGACCAGGACGAAGATAGGAAGCAAAAGCAGGACGAAGATAGGAAGCAAAAGCAGGACGAAGATAAGAAGCAAAAGCAGGACGAAGATAAGAAGGAAGACCAGGAAAAAGACAGAAGCAAACACCATAATGAAAAGCCGAATGGAGTGAGCAAGGAATATTGTAAAGAGACAAGCAAGATAGAGGAAAAATCAAATAGAGAACAAGGAGAAGAGCCAAAGGGGGAGAAgataaaaagcaaaaatggaAGCAAAatacatgaaaaatataaaggcacatacaaaaaggaaaagcataaatatatatgccaCACTGATAGTAACACGTCAATAAACGCGAAATACCGTAAAGGTTGTCAAAAAACGCGGAGCTTATCGTTAAACcaaagtaataatagtaataaaagaCTCAAGTCTactaaaaaaatggaaaaaatattgaagaataaagaaaaaattgatattaaTGAGTTGagaaatattaagaaaagaaaagaagcaAAACGATTTCAAGGCTTGTATCATTTGCGAAAGAGGtacaaagaaaaagaatatagtgaacacataaataaattaatacattccatcgtaaaaaatataaaaccaaaaagaaaaaattattataaccaGGTTGTATGTAAGCTTGAAAATGATTCAGCAAAtgtctttttaaatatacttcAAGATAACGATGATACGAAAAAAGTTAGCGATATGCATGTCGAAATTAATGAACGCAATGAAATTTGTTCTAGTGGAAAGGTGGATAAGGATAAGGAACATCCACATGTAAACAGCAGTGATATAGAGAATCATTCAAATTTAGATAACCGGGATTATATAGGGGTTACcagttttaataaaaacaattggCATCATAATAGTTTtgataagaataataaaaatgcttTTACAAACTGCTTTTCTggaatttttaatgaaaagcAAACTGTTTGTCTTTTggaaaattttgtaaaaacatacattaaaaaaaaaaaaaaaaaaaaaaaaaaatctctcataaatagtaataatatgatTAATGCATTTCAGCAAAACATAAAACCTACAtccattttttcaaaaggaaaaaataaagtacaaAAGTCCATCTTATTGTTATGCAACTtcaaattatacaaaaaaaagttccttaataaatttaacttagatcatatttatttactcttattttttgtatgttaCATAAAAGCATCAATGGATgacttttttaattgtaaacAAGTTTTATAA